The window GATTGTGTGGCCGGCCTCGTTGACGACCTCCGCGATGCGGGTGCGGGGGCTGAACGCGACGCCAGCTTCGACCAGTCCTTGCTTTTCGTCTTCCGTGAGGGGCATTTCGTGCCAGGCTTCCAGGGTGATCATTTCAGCGTGCGCGGCGCCGCGCAGTTTGGCCGTGAGGGCCTGGTCGGCTGCGATGGCGCCACCAACGAGAGCAATCCGTTTTCCTTCAAAGAGATAGCAGCCTGGGTTTTTCAGGATGTCCATGCCGTAGAGGGCGGTCTCGTCGCCGGGAATGTTCAAGCGGATGGGATCATTCAGACCTCCGGCCAGGATCACGGCGTCATATCCACTGCTTAGGAGTTCGGCCGCGCTGTTCACTTTTTCCTTGATATGACTGATCTTGAAAACCTCGGTCAGATAGAGCAGGTCGGACAAGAGCACGCCTCTGTCCAAGCGTTCGGAAGGGATCAGATTGACCTGGCCGCCCAAGGGCTCGGGATCGATGATATCGACCTCATAGCCAAGCTGGATAAGGCTTACGGCCGCTCCGACGCCTGCCGGCCCGCCACCCGCGATGGCGACCTTTCTGCCGTTTTGGGCCACCGGGGCAAATTCCGGCACCTGGCCAAGTTCGCGGGCCTTGCGCACGATCGCGGCCTGCACTTCCGGGATGCGGATGGGAGTGTCGAAAGTCTCTCTGGAACAGGCCTGAACGCAGTGGTAATCCGGGCAAACACTGCCGCAGATCCCTCCCAAAGGATTGCTGGACAGGATGATACCCGCCGCGCGCTTAAAATCGGAAGGGCGTCCCTGAGCCGCAGCCATGATGAAATCCGCGGGCGAGCAATCGCAGGGGCAGGCTGTCTTGCAGGGTTTCTCGGCGCAGAATTCGCAGCGCGCGATCTCGCTCAGCAACTGGGCATCGGTCAGGATCATATCCGTTCTCCTTGTCTGGCAAAAAGTTAGGCAATGCCATCCTTTTCCCCAAAATACCCGTATCCGTCAATGAAAAACTTGGCGCTCCACCTGGGGACAGGATAGCAAGCCTGCGCGGATAAATTGCTTTGACAAAAACCCCCCGCCAAAATAGCTTGCGCGAAAGAAAAGGATAAATGGAGACTCGCATGAACACTGATGTAGTCCAGTATTTCCTCGAACTGCTCGCCATAGACAGCGAATCCAGGGACGAGCGGGCCATGGTCGACCGCCTGATAGCGGACCTGAAAGCCCTCGGAGCCGTGGTCGAAGAGGATGACTGCCACAAAACAAGCGGCGGCAACGCGGGCAATATCCACGCCTTGTTTCCAGGCCGCAAGGACAAAAAGCCGGTCCTCTTCTGCGCCCACGCGGATACTGTCAAACCGGGCAAAGGGATCAAGGCTTCCATCACAGAGGGGCGCATCCACACGGACGGGAAGACCGTTCTGGGCGGAGACGACAAATCCGGTATCGCGGAGATCATCCTGGGCATCAAGGCTTTTCTGGACGAGGGGATGGACCACGCCCCGATCGAAGTTTTGATCACCGTTTCAGAGGAGATCGGGCTGCTGGGTGCCAAGCATTTTGACAAAAGCAAGCTCCAGGCCGCCTTCGGATATGCCCTGGATGCCCATCGGGTCGGCGATCTGGTGGTTGGCGCGCCAGCCCAGAACTCGATCAGGATTACGGTCACCGGCAAGGAGGCGCACGCCGGAGTCGAGCCGGAGAAAGGCATCAACGCCATCCGGATCGCCAGCGAGGCCATATCCGCAATGCCCTTGGGCCGCATCGACCATGAAACGACCTGCAACATCGGCATCATCAGCGGCGGGACGGCCACCAACATCGTTCCCAACAGCGTTGTGGTCCAAGGTGAAGCCCGCAGCCACAATCCGGTCAAACTGGACCAGGTGACTCAGGATATCCGCCATGCCGTGGAAAGCACGGTCAATCGGCACAAATACGATTTTGGCAGCGCCGCCTTTGTCTGGGATGCGCATACTGAATACCAATCCTTCCGCATTCAGGAAGGAGAGCCGGTCGTGCAGGTAGCCCTGGACGCCCTGAAAAGCCTGGGCATCAGGGAGAAAGTGACCGTGGGCGGAGGCGGCAGCGATGCCAACATAATCAACGCGGCCGGTCTTCCCATGATCATCTGCGGCACCGGGATGAACAAGGTGCACACCGTGGAAGAGGACATCGAGGTCGAAGAACTGAGGCGCGGAGCGGCTTTCATCGCCGCCCTGATCAGCGTCTACTCCGCTTTGTGAGGTAAAAGTATGTTACAGATAACTTTACTCGGCTATGGTAAGATGGGCCGGATGATCCACAGCCTGGCCGAAGCGCACGGCTGCCAGGTGCTTTCCATCATCGATCCCACGCAGGAAGGCTGCGAGAAGGAGATTACAGCTTCCAATCTGGCTGAGGTCTGCCTCGATTTCAGCCATCCGGATGCCGTCATGGACAACATCCGCAAGGTCGCCTCAGCCGGGAAAAACCTGGTTGTTGGCACCACCGGCTGGAACAAATATCTCTCCGAGGTTCAGGAACTGGTGGAACGGAACAGGATCGGCATGCTCTGGGGCGCGAATTTTTCCATCGGCATGAATCTTTTCACCCGCATAGTCCATTTCGCTACCTCGGTCTGCGACAAGTTTCCCGATTACGATGTCTGCGGCTGGGAAATGCATCACAACCAGAAGGCCGACAGCCCTTCCGGGACGGCGATCCAACTGGCCAACGCGATCATCGCGGAAAGCAGCAGAAAGGAAACCGCGGTCTTTGACAAGCTCGAAAGGCGCATCCAGCGCGACGAGCTGCATTTCGCCAGCCTGCGCGGGGGAGCGGTGCCAGGCACCCACAACGTGATCTTCGACAGCAACACCGACAGCCTCGAACTCACCCATAGAGTGCGTTCCCGGGCCTGTTTTGCCGTTGGGGCGCTGCAGGCTGCGCAATGGATATCCATACGCAAGGGCCTGCACAGCTTCAACCAGATGATGGAAGACCTGCTATGCTGATCCCCTTCCGCAAGATGCAAGCCCAAGGCAACGATTTTATCATCCTGCTGCTGACCGGGCAGAAAGAAAGCCGGCTTTCTCTGGAAGCACTGGCCATGGACATTTGTGACCGCAGGAAAGGAGCCGGGGCCGACGGTTTGGTCTTATTGCTGGACGATCCGGAAGCAGATGCCCGGATGACAATCTTCAACAGCGACGGAAGCCGGGCCGAGATGTGCGGTTCAGCCCTGCGCTGCTGTTCCAGGCTGGTTTACGAAATCACGGGCAGGACAGAGCTTAGCATCGCCACGGACGACGGGATCAAAACTGCAAGCATCGCAAACGATTGCGTCGAAGTGAACATGGGTAAACCGGACCTGTTCTACGCGGACAAACGCGTCGCAGAGGTGCGGGGCAGCTTGGTGGGGGTCGGCAACCTGCATTTTGTCTCCTTCTGGGAGAACCTGGTTGACCAGGAATACAAGTACGGACCGGTTTTGGAACGGCATCCGGACTTTCCCGGCGAAGTCAATTCCCAGTTTGTTCGCGTTATCGGGCGCGGTGAGATCGAGCTTAGGATCTGGGAGAGGGGCTGTGGCACCACCCAGGCTTGTGGCACCGGCGCGGTGGCCAGTGTGTTCTGTGGTATCGGCAAAGACTTGCTGGACAACGAGGTAAAGGTAAACATGCCCGGCGGAAATGTTTGCGTGAGATACCAGGACAACGGGGAATTTATCCTGGCGGGAAGCGTGGAGCACGTATATAGCGGAGTCTACAGATGGAAAATTTAGGCGCGCAGCTGCGTAAATTGCGTGAGGACAAGGGCCTGAGCTACGCGAAGGTGCAGGAGGACCTGCTGTTGCGGGAGCTTCAGATCCGCCTGATGGAGGACAACCGCTTTTCCGAACTGGGGCCTTCCGGCCTGGCGCGGGCGATGGTCCACAAATACGCGGCCTATCTGGAAGCGGACCTGAATGAGGTGATGGCGGAGCTGAAGGTGATGCTGCCCGAGCGGATCAACAAGGAATTCAAGCCCAAGAAGGTGGTCAAGGAAAAGAAGATCCTGCTTTCACCCAACTTCCTTTGGCTGATCGGGATCATCCTCTTCGTGGTGGTTTTGGGGACCATCCTCTGGCACGCCTATACCCGGGGTTGGCTGGAAACGCCTGATATTTTCAAGTCTTCAGCCGCGGACACGACCGTCGTTGTAAGCAAGGAACACCAGGAGCCAAAGCCTGATCCGATGCGGGACCGGCAAAAGCAAATTTCCGAAGCGCTGGGCAGGCAAAGCTCCGCGCCGGTTTCCAACGCAATCCGGGAGACCATAGCTGTCCAGGACAGTACCGATCATCTGGGGCAGATATTGGGACCTTCCCAAGTGAACGTGCCCCTGAATTGACCTTAGGGGCGTTAATCCTCTTCCAGAGAGCGTTCACAGTTTTCGCTTGACAATGGGCAGATTTTAAACATAATATCTTAAAACCAAAAATTCAAACTAATCTGGAGGAAATAATGCCAGCATATTCAATTAACGAGATCATTGAAATGGCCGTGCAGATTGAGCGCAACGGCTATGCCTATTACCATGAAGCCACCAAGAGGGCGGACCTCGATCCCGCCAGCCGCGATTTGATGATAAACTTGCGCGACGCCGAACTGAATCACGAAAAGACCTTTCTGAGCCTGAGGGACGACGCGGACATGCAGAATCTCGAGCTTTCCCAAGATTGGGAGATGGTGGCCGCATATCTGAAGACGATCGTGGACAGCCGGATCTTCAACGACGAGGATTCCGCCATCCGCAAGGCCACCGAGGCCAAGGACATTTTCGGCCTTTTGGACATGGCCATCAGCTTCGAAAAGGACACACTGCTCTATTTCCACGCCATCAGCGACAGCATCAATAATCCCCGGGCCTTGCTAGTCCTGAGGCGCATCATCAATGAGGAAGTGTCCCACGTCCTGAAACTCAACGATTACAAGAAGAGCATTTCCTAAGCCCGAAATGCCCGCGCGTAAATCCAAAGGCAGGGCCAGGAGGATATTCTACCTTCCCCTGATCCTGCTTTTGGCGCTTCTGATCCTGGTCTACAACCCCGTCTCGGTGCGGCTGATGACGGTCGGAGTGGCGGTCTGGTACGGACTCGATCCCGGCATTTTCTACCGTCTGATCAATGCCGAAAGCCGTTTCCGCAGCTTTGCCGTTTCCCCTTCTGCCGCGATCGGGCTCGGCCAGGTGAAGGAATCCACCGCGCAATACATCCACGTGAAACACAGGCGGGGCATGCTCTTCGTGCCTTTCTACAATCTGCGGATGTCCGCCCGTTATCTGCGCTATCTGCAAAAGCAATTCTCGGACAACTGGAGCCTGGTCCTGGCAGCCTACAATTGGGGCGAAAACAACGTCGCCAGGGCCATGCGCGGCATCGAGATCGATCCGGAAGCGGATTACCGCGAGCGCTTTTCCGACGTTCCGGAAACCTACCATTTCATCAATAAAATCCTGCCTGCCGCAAAAAAGGCTTGACGGGAATCAAGACCGTGAAATAGTTAGATAACATTAAGCTTTCAGGAGTTACTCATGTTGCAGAAACAACAGGGAAATACACTTTTCTGGGTGGTGAGCGTCATCCTGGCCTTGGCCCTGATCTTCATCCTGGCCCTTTCCGGCAGGTTTAACCTCGATCCGGAAAAGAACGTGGACGACTGCACCACCAATATGAAAAACATTTGGGTGGCCGCAAACGACTATATGCTGGACAGCCAGGCCGATTTCTCCGGGGACCTGGACGTCCTGCGCAATTCCAGAAAACCGGACAGCAAGGCCTACTACCTTCCCGAGGAAAAATACTGCCCCGAATCCCAAGGCAGCAAAGACGCTTACCAGGTTTTCGGCAAGCACGTCACCGAAGTGATGGAGGGCGAAACCCGGCATTACAACGGCATCCTGACCCTCTGCCCGAACCTCGGCCAGTTTTCCAAACACATCCTGGACAAGGCTTTCTATGACAACATGAGCATCTCCAAACTGCAAAACGTGATGATCAACGACCTGGGCAAGATCGACCAAAACACCAAAAACAACGCCCGGCTCAAAGCCGAGCTCATGCAGAAGTATTTTGATTACTGGAAGAACAACACCCTGACCGAATTTCAGGCCTGCATGGACGATCCTGCCTACAAGAGCATGAGGATCGAGGTCACCGGCGAAACTCCGGTCACCGAAGACGAATTCTTCTAAAACCCCGCGGTCTTTAAAAAACCCCTGCAAGCACGGTATGGCGCCTTGAGGGTACCTTGGCCAAAAAGCCATCGTTCTTGCGGGGTTTTTCTCTGCCCGCGAACCGCGGATAAATAAGCGCGAACAAGGATCAGCATGCAATATCAGGAATTTCTGGACCACATCTACCGCAAATACTCCGGCAACGTGAAACTCGAGCTGGACCGGATGCGAAACCTGCTTGAGGAGATGGGCGATCCCCAAAACTCCCTGCGCGGATTCCACATCGCCGGAACCAACGGCAAGGGAAGCGTTTGCGCCACCCTCGAGGCCCTCTGCCTGGCGCATGGATGGCACACCGGCCTGAACACCTCGCCCCACCTGATCGATTACACGGAACGTTTCCGGCTCGATGGCCAGGAACTGCCTTTCGAGCGGATCCTTGAGACCTTTCACCGTTATGAGCAGCTGTTTGAAAAGTGGGACGCCTCGTTCTTTGAGATCACCACCGCCATCGCGTTCCAATTGTTCAAGGAGGAACAGGTCCAAACCGCTGTGATCGAGGTTGGGCTGGGGGGCCGGCTCGACGCCACAAACCTCTTCAATCCTGATGTTTGCGCCATCACCACCATCGGCCTGGACCACGTCAAGACCCTGGGCGGCACCCTGGAACTGATCGCGGCTGAAAAAGCCGGCATCACCAAGCCGGGGATACCTCTCGTGCTGGGCAGGATCGAACCCGGCCCCCGAAAGGTCATCATGGCCAGGGCCCGGGAACTGCAGGCCCCTCTTTATGCCATCGGAAAAGACTTTAACGCGCGCATCGCGGCCAGGCGGATCACAGGTCTGGAGCTGGATTACAGTTTCGGGCGCCACGTCTATAAAAACCTGCGCACCAACCTGATCGGCGAACACCAGGCCGCCAATGTCGCCGTGGCCCTCACCGCCTTTCTGCTCCACGCGAAAAGGCGCGGGCTGCAGGTCTCGGCGCGCAAGATAAGACAAGCTCTCTTGAATGTCAAATGGCGAGGCAGGATGCAGGTTTTGAGCTCTGAGCCGCTCATCATTGCCGACGGCGCGCACAACGTCCAGGGCGTGCAAGCATTGCTGGCCACCCTGCATAAACTATATCCCAGCCGCCGTTTCCGCTTCCTCATCTCCATCCTGGCAGACAAGAATTACAAAGAAATGATCGCAATTTTCTGCGGCAAAGCGGAAAGGGTCTACGTGGCCCAAAACACCTCCGACCGCGCCGCCAGCCTGGAAGAGCAGGTCGCCCAGATCAAAAAGCACGGCGTGCCCTACGTTACGGCGGGATCGGTCGCGGAGGCCTTTCAGATCGCGCGCAGCGAGCTTGGGCAGCGGGACATCCTCGTCTGCGGCGGTTCGCTCTATACCGTGGGTGAGGTCCTCAACAGCTTCAAGCCTGATCCTTCCAAGCCATAAGCTTGCCTGGCAGGTCTTGTTTTCACCTCGGACCGGACATCCGGTCTTTTTTAAGTCCCGGAGGGCGCGACACAGCAACATGCCAGAGACTGATTATTCTGTCTCACCCTCCGGGACTCCTATTTGTGCACGAACGTTGATACTTACTCAAGCTCATTTCATCGGATAAACCCTTAGGGCGCAGTCTGTTAACAAACCGGTTTTTAACCGGTTCAGGACAATAGGCGGGGGGATTTATCCCGGGTATTTGCGGGGTTTGAATGTCTCTATCAGTAATTCCCCGCCCCTCCCCAAACACAGATATGATCTGTGTTTGGGGAGGGGCGGGGCTGTTTTTCCAGCCATGTCGGTCTTAAAAATGCGATGGCTAAAGCCACCGCCTATGTTCCTTCACCCCACCTGCGGCGGGGTTTGTCAACTGCCTGAGTCTGGAGGGCGACGGATCTTAGCCAGGTAGTTGCACCAACAGCGATTGTTCCGCACCCACCGCAATAACCTGTCGCTCCCTTCGGGGCTTACCTACTTACTTTGAAAGAAATCTGAAAATTCCTAATCTCTATACAATTCCCACTAAAAAATGATCATTTGGCTCCCCTTATCAATACGCTATCAATACGGACTCACTACGGACTTTGTCCGTAATGAGTCCGTATTGACACCGTATTGATAAGGGGGGCGGGAAGGGGGAAAGCAGGGCGAATAGTGGCATAAATATATGTTAGGTATAACTATAGAGAGATGGAGGCGAAAACAGGCTTTGAGCAGGACAGAAAGGGTAAAAATCTCCGGGGCGGGTGTGAAAATATTCCTTGACATGAGGACTGGCATATGTAAATAATGTCGCCAATTACAAAGGAGCATATTATGAAAAAGATCATGGTCCTTTCTTTGTTGATCCTGCTCCCGCTGGCCATATGGGGAGCGGATCTCGATCTCTCCGCCATCTCCAGCAAGCTGGCCAGGGCTTTTATTTCTGACAGCCGCGGGATGTGGGTGCCAACCCAGATCACATCCAACGACGTTTACGGCAGCGTTTATGATCCCTATATGCGGATCGTGCTTGATTACGGGACCCAACTGACGATGCCGGATTCGATCTCGATCTTCGAATACGACAGCAGCGCGGAGGAATGGGTCAAGCTGGCCGTGAACCGTTATCAGTACAACGCCCAGGGCCGCATCGTGCAGGGCATCATGTACTATAACACAGGGTATATGTATGTGCCCGGAGTCCGCATTACGAGTACCTACAACAACCAGGACTGGCTGACCCACATGTATGTGGACTTCTTCAGCTTTGTGGACCAAACGTGGTCACCCTCAACGCGTTTTCACGTCCTCTATGACGGCCCGCAGATCGAAAACATCTATACCTGGAGCTGGGATAGTAGTTCTGGGGTCGATTCCTACAGCAAGATAAACATGCTGTTCGACACCCAGGGCAGGATCATCGAGGAGATCGATCAGGTTTCCGCGGATTCCACCAGTTGGATCAACGATTACCGGCTTGTCCGGAGCTATCATTCCTCGGACACCTCCACGAACCTGACTTTCATCCACCACATATCCCAATATCTGCCGCTGATGTTCGCTTTCGAGGACGTGGACATGCTCGATCCGTCCAAGCCGCTGGAGGAGACCGAATACAACTGGATGCGGCTGGGCTGGATGGAAAATGAACGTAATGAATACAGCTACAATGCAGAAGACCTCTGTAGCATGCAAACCTTGTCCTGGTGGGACTTGGATCATTGGGTCGAGGTCGTGCGTTTCACTAATTTATACTATTATTTTGAAGAGATCTTTCAGGAATTCACCTGGGAATGGGACAACGGCAACTGGGTGAATACCATGATGGACCAGTATGAATGGACTTTTGTGGATGTGGCCAATGCGGATCCGGTGCTTCCCGGACCCGGTGAAATGGCCCTGCGGCTGTATCCGACGCCCTTCTCCGGAAAGCTGAACATCAGCCTGCGGAGCCAGGGGCAGGATCCTGTCAGGGTGCAGATCTACAACCTTAAAGGCCAAAAGATCCGGGAATGGAATTGCGCCGGCTGCCAAACCACGGAATGGGACGGATTGGACGCTGCCGGTAATGAGGCTGGAGCGGGGATCTATCTCGTCAAAGCCAGCTCCGGCCGGGACTTCCAGACCGCGAAGTGCCTCAAGCTCAAATAGAGACTGGAAGAAAACGTTACCGCCGGCGGTATTTCCGCTTATAATTTAATCAGGCCCGGCCTGAAACCGCGGGGCTTTGAAGTCCCCGGAAAGCGGGCTTGCGAGGTTTGATGAATTATAAAGAACACTATCGCGTTGACGCGGAAACATTTGACTATTGGGCCGATTACCATTTCACCCCCACCGAGGCCATACGCGACAGGATGACCCTACGTTTGGCCCGGATCCAGCCAGGGGAGAGGGTTTTGGACGTGGGCAGCGGAAACGGCTGGTTCAGTTTGCAAGCAGCTTCCCGGGACGTGGAAGTGACCGCCATGGACCTCAGCGAGGCGAATCTGGCCCGGATCAAACAAAGTGACGGGCGGATCCAGACCTGGCTGGCGGACGCTTTGGAACCCCCTGCCATCGAGGGAAAGTTTGACCTCGTTGTGGCACTGGAAGTATTGGAGCATTTGGTCGATCCCGGTCGCGCTTTGGCTGCCTGGAAAAACCTGCTCAAACCAGGCGGCAGGCTGCTGCTCACGGTTCCCTACAAGGAACAGATCCGCTATTCGCTCTGCATCCATTGCAACCAAAAAACTCCCCACAACGCCCATCTGCACAGCTTCGACCGGGAATCCCTGGCCGCCCTGGTGCTCCAGAACGGAATGAAAGTGCTCCGGGCGGAACTTTTTGCCCATAAACTCCAGTCCCATCTGCGTCTGGACCGGCTGACCCGCCAGCTGCCTTTTCCGCTCTGGCGCGGCAGCGACCGGATTTGCGGGATTACCGGCGACAAATACAACTATCTGGCAATTCTTTGCTCTCTGTGATGGAATTCTCCTGCCTTGCGGCAGTTTATTCTTGACAGGCTGCCTTGCGGTGAAAATGTATCCATTCAACAATTGAGACAAGATATGCCCTGATGCGGCGACTGGAAAATTGATGCATCCTCATAAGTTAACCCAGCAAAAAGAATAAAAACTCCTGAGGAGGAAGTATGAACAATGAGGAAATTCGCCGGGAGGCGAGAGAACTGTTAAAAGACAAATGGTGGAATCTGGCCCTGATCTGGCTGATCTTGTATGGGATCTATTCAATTTTGGGGATGACGGGAATTGGCGGAATTGCGCCTCTGATCGCGGGAGGCCCGTTCACTCTGGCTATCTCCGCCATCTTCCTGAAACTCTATCGCCGCGGGGATTTCCGGGTGGAGGAGATGTTCGACGGGTTCAAGGATTTCATCCGCACCCTGGTTGCCTATTTGCTAATGTCATTATACATCTTCTTGTGGAGCCTGCTGCTGATCGTGCCTGGGATCATCGCCGCCATCGGCTATTCCATGACCTTTTTCATCATGGCGGAAGACCCCAATATCGAGGCCCAGGATGCACTGCGCAAAAGCAAGCAGCTGATGGAGGGGCATAAGACCGAGTATTTCATGCTGATGCTTTCCTTTATCGGCTGGTTCCTGATCAGCGTCCTCACCTTCGGGCTGGGATTCCTGCTGCTTTCATCCTATTGCACCATGGCCAGCGCGATCTTCTATCAGCGCATCAAAGGCGAGGCCGCGCAAAGCTTTGGCGAGGAGGCGATCCCCGCAAGTTAGGCCCGTATGAACAGCACCGCAGCCATCATCCAGGCGGTGAAATCGGTTCCGTCAGGACAGGTTTCCACCTATGCCAGGATCGCCGCAGTGGCCGGGATCCCCAACGGGGCAAGGCAGGTGGCGCGGATACTCCACAGCTGCTCGGAAAAGTACGGCCTGCCCTGGTGGCGGATCGTGCGCTCCTCAGGCGAAATAGCCCTGTCAGACGAATCCGGCGGCAGGCTGCAAAAGGAACTCCTCCTCCAGGAAGGAGTTTGGTTCAAGTCACCCCGGGTGGTGGATCTGGAGCGCTGCGGAGTCTGATCCTTTCTTTCCGTCCGCTCCTAATCCAGGCTCATATGAGTGGCCTGCCATTTGTCCGCTTTGGCCTGAAGCTGGTCCAGTTCTTCCTCTGTGAGTTCCCGGCTAAGTTTTTCGTAGGCGTGGCCCGCGGATTCGTGTCCATTGGCGGTGGCCAGTTTCCACCAGAAGATCGCCTCGGCATCGTCGCGTTCCACGCCGTCTCCATTGTTGTAGCAATTCCCGAGCACGTACTGGGCATCGGCAAAACCCTGTTCCGCGGACATCCGGTACCATTTCGCTGCTTCGGCAGGATCGCGTTCCATCCCGTCTCCGTTGTAGTAGATGGTTCCCAGGTTGAATTGAGCTCCGGCGTGGCCCTGCTCCGCGGCTGATCTGTACCAGCGACAGGCTTCCTCAATGTTCTGCGGCATTCCGTCGCCAAAGTCATAGCAGCA is drawn from Candidatus Syntrophosphaera sp. and contains these coding sequences:
- a CDS encoding ferritin family protein; protein product: MPAYSINEIIEMAVQIERNGYAYYHEATKRADLDPASRDLMINLRDAELNHEKTFLSLRDDADMQNLELSQDWEMVAAYLKTIVDSRIFNDEDSAIRKATEAKDIFGLLDMAISFEKDTLLYFHAISDSINNPRALLVLRRIINEEVSHVLKLNDYKKSIS
- a CDS encoding bifunctional folylpolyglutamate synthase/dihydrofolate synthase, whose protein sequence is MQYQEFLDHIYRKYSGNVKLELDRMRNLLEEMGDPQNSLRGFHIAGTNGKGSVCATLEALCLAHGWHTGLNTSPHLIDYTERFRLDGQELPFERILETFHRYEQLFEKWDASFFEITTAIAFQLFKEEQVQTAVIEVGLGGRLDATNLFNPDVCAITTIGLDHVKTLGGTLELIAAEKAGITKPGIPLVLGRIEPGPRKVIMARARELQAPLYAIGKDFNARIAARRITGLELDYSFGRHVYKNLRTNLIGEHQAANVAVALTAFLLHAKRRGLQVSARKIRQALLNVKWRGRMQVLSSEPLIIADGAHNVQGVQALLATLHKLYPSRRFRFLISILADKNYKEMIAIFCGKAERVYVAQNTSDRAASLEEQVAQIKKHGVPYVTAGSVAEAFQIARSELGQRDILVCGGSLYTVGEVLNSFKPDPSKP
- a CDS encoding T9SS type A sorting domain-containing protein encodes the protein MKKIMVLSLLILLPLAIWGADLDLSAISSKLARAFISDSRGMWVPTQITSNDVYGSVYDPYMRIVLDYGTQLTMPDSISIFEYDSSAEEWVKLAVNRYQYNAQGRIVQGIMYYNTGYMYVPGVRITSTYNNQDWLTHMYVDFFSFVDQTWSPSTRFHVLYDGPQIENIYTWSWDSSSGVDSYSKINMLFDTQGRIIEEIDQVSADSTSWINDYRLVRSYHSSDTSTNLTFIHHISQYLPLMFAFEDVDMLDPSKPLEETEYNWMRLGWMENERNEYSYNAEDLCSMQTLSWWDLDHWVEVVRFTNLYYYFEEIFQEFTWEWDNGNWVNTMMDQYEWTFVDVANADPVLPGPGEMALRLYPTPFSGKLNISLRSQGQDPVRVQIYNLKGQKIREWNCAGCQTTEWDGLDAAGNEAGAGIYLVKASSGRDFQTAKCLKLK
- a CDS encoding MGMT family protein, whose protein sequence is MNSTAAIIQAVKSVPSGQVSTYARIAAVAGIPNGARQVARILHSCSEKYGLPWWRIVRSSGEIALSDESGGRLQKELLLQEGVWFKSPRVVDLERCGV
- a CDS encoding transglycosylase SLT domain-containing protein, with amino-acid sequence MPARKSKGRARRIFYLPLILLLALLILVYNPVSVRLMTVGVAVWYGLDPGIFYRLINAESRFRSFAVSPSAAIGLGQVKESTAQYIHVKHRRGMLFVPFYNLRMSARYLRYLQKQFSDNWSLVLAAYNWGENNVARAMRGIEIDPEADYRERFSDVPETYHFINKILPAAKKA
- a CDS encoding DUF975 family protein codes for the protein MNNEEIRREARELLKDKWWNLALIWLILYGIYSILGMTGIGGIAPLIAGGPFTLAISAIFLKLYRRGDFRVEEMFDGFKDFIRTLVAYLLMSLYIFLWSLLLIVPGIIAAIGYSMTFFIMAEDPNIEAQDALRKSKQLMEGHKTEYFMLMLSFIGWFLISVLTFGLGFLLLSSYCTMASAIFYQRIKGEAAQSFGEEAIPAS
- a CDS encoding class I SAM-dependent methyltransferase, with the translated sequence MNYKEHYRVDAETFDYWADYHFTPTEAIRDRMTLRLARIQPGERVLDVGSGNGWFSLQAASRDVEVTAMDLSEANLARIKQSDGRIQTWLADALEPPAIEGKFDLVVALEVLEHLVDPGRALAAWKNLLKPGGRLLLTVPYKEQIRYSLCIHCNQKTPHNAHLHSFDRESLAALVLQNGMKVLRAELFAHKLQSHLRLDRLTRQLPFPLWRGSDRICGITGDKYNYLAILCSL
- the dapF gene encoding diaminopimelate epimerase, with the translated sequence MLIPFRKMQAQGNDFIILLLTGQKESRLSLEALAMDICDRRKGAGADGLVLLLDDPEADARMTIFNSDGSRAEMCGSALRCCSRLVYEITGRTELSIATDDGIKTASIANDCVEVNMGKPDLFYADKRVAEVRGSLVGVGNLHFVSFWENLVDQEYKYGPVLERHPDFPGEVNSQFVRVIGRGEIELRIWERGCGTTQACGTGAVASVFCGIGKDLLDNEVKVNMPGGNVCVRYQDNGEFILAGSVEHVYSGVYRWKI
- a CDS encoding helix-turn-helix domain-containing protein, translating into MENLGAQLRKLREDKGLSYAKVQEDLLLRELQIRLMEDNRFSELGPSGLARAMVHKYAAYLEADLNEVMAELKVMLPERINKEFKPKKVVKEKKILLSPNFLWLIGIILFVVVLGTILWHAYTRGWLETPDIFKSSAADTTVVVSKEHQEPKPDPMRDRQKQISEALGRQSSAPVSNAIRETIAVQDSTDHLGQILGPSQVNVPLN
- a CDS encoding M20/M25/M40 family metallo-hydrolase, which codes for MNTDVVQYFLELLAIDSESRDERAMVDRLIADLKALGAVVEEDDCHKTSGGNAGNIHALFPGRKDKKPVLFCAHADTVKPGKGIKASITEGRIHTDGKTVLGGDDKSGIAEIILGIKAFLDEGMDHAPIEVLITVSEEIGLLGAKHFDKSKLQAAFGYALDAHRVGDLVVGAPAQNSIRITVTGKEAHAGVEPEKGINAIRIASEAISAMPLGRIDHETTCNIGIISGGTATNIVPNSVVVQGEARSHNPVKLDQVTQDIRHAVESTVNRHKYDFGSAAFVWDAHTEYQSFRIQEGEPVVQVALDALKSLGIREKVTVGGGGSDANIINAAGLPMIICGTGMNKVHTVEEDIEVEELRRGAAFIAALISVYSAL
- the dapB gene encoding 4-hydroxy-tetrahydrodipicolinate reductase is translated as MLQITLLGYGKMGRMIHSLAEAHGCQVLSIIDPTQEGCEKEITASNLAEVCLDFSHPDAVMDNIRKVASAGKNLVVGTTGWNKYLSEVQELVERNRIGMLWGANFSIGMNLFTRIVHFATSVCDKFPDYDVCGWEMHHNQKADSPSGTAIQLANAIIAESSRKETAVFDKLERRIQRDELHFASLRGGAVPGTHNVIFDSNTDSLELTHRVRSRACFAVGALQAAQWISIRKGLHSFNQMMEDLLC